In Frederiksenia canicola, the sequence GAACCGCTGCTTTGGTCGGCGTTGGCGGTTGTGACTTTGATTTGGCTCAATGAACAATTTACCGCCACAACCTTGTGGAAAAAAGCGTTGCGAGCTCTGCTGGTAACGGGGTTGATTTTCAGTGGCAAACCGTGGGCAGATTTAGTGTGCCAACCCACGGCAATCATCACCGAGCAAAGCCATTTCACTCGCATTACAACCCTCTCAGAGCTGCAACATACAATTGCGGAAAACCGTGGCAAAAAAGTGATGTTCGATCTCTACGCCGACTGGTGCGTTGCCTGCAAAGAGTTTGAAAAATACACTTTCACCGATGCTAAGGTGAAAGCCGAACTGGAAAAAATGGTGATGCTACAAGTGGATATGACTCGTAACTCCACCGAAAACGATGAAATAATGAAACATTTCCAAGTGCTGGGCTTACCAACCATTCTGTTTTTCGATGAAAACGGCAACGAATTGAGCGATAAACGAGTAACGGGTTTTATGCAGGCGGATAAATTTGAAATGTGGCTGAAAGGATTGTAATGAGTCATCGCAAAAGCGGGGCGTAGATATGCCCCATTAGATTTGCAAAATGTTGCTCGGAACTGACCGCTTGTGGGCGAGCTTCCTATTATTTGATCCACTTATCTTCATCGGTTTTTCGTTCAAATTCGGCGTCAAAAGTATTTTGATGGTATGAGTTAGAACGAAAATTTCTGCTAATACTGAAAAAGCGAAAACGATTTAGCACAAATTTCATCACCACACCTTGCAATAAAAAGCGAGTAGGCGGTAGTAGAAGTAAAATCGCTAAAATGTCGCTGAGAAAACCTGGGATCAGTAACAGTACGCCTGCAATAGCAAAAAACACCGAATTTATCACCGCTTGAGTCGGAATCTGTCCTTGGCTGATTTGCTTACGGATTTGCAGAATCGTCATTATGCCTCGTAATTTAATCAACCATAACCCTGCAGCGGAAATGGCAATCATCAATAAAATTAATGGCAGTACACCAATCGCTGATCCCACGCTCACCAGTAGTGAAATTTCAACATAAATATAGAGAAAAAGACCGAATAAAAAAATCAGTGCAGGCATTGTTGTTCCTTAAATTTGTCGCAAAATGAATGTGGTGAATGGGGCCCATTTGGGGCTTTTTCAACTTTTTTACATAAATTTCTGGCAATTTATTCAAAATATTCTAAAACTATGTTATCTATAACAACTTTCAATCAAACTATAACAAGAAGGACACAACATCAATGAATGGTGCGAATTTAGTTGTGGAGTGCCTTAAAGCACAAGGCGTAAACACAATTTTTGGTTACCCCGGTGGGGCGATAATGCCTGTTTATGATGCAATTTATGATTCAGGTTTGGATCATTTGCTTTGTCGTAATGAACAAGGGGCGGCCATTGCAGCAATTGGCTTTGCTCGTTCAACAGGTAAAGTTGGCGTATGTATTGCGACCTCTGGCCCAGGGGCAACAAATTTAATTACAGGTCTGGCTGATGCGTTGTTAGATTCGATTCCTATCGTAGCCATTACTGGGCAAGTAGCGAGTAATTTTATAGGTACCGATGCCTTCCAAGAAATTGATGTGTTGGGTTTATCTCTCGGCTGCACCAAGCACAGTTTTATTGTGCAACACATTGATGAGTTACCTGACGTGATAGCGAGAGCCTTCCAAATTGCCCAAAGTGGTCGCCCAGGGCCTGTTCTCATTGATATTCCTAAAGATGTGCAATTTGCTCCAACTTCTGCCAAGCCGATTGTCTATGAAAAAATCGCTGATCAAGCCCAGCAGCCAGCCAAACTTGCTGAAGCGAAAGCCTTGCTTGCTCAGGCGAAACGCCCTGTATTGTATGTGGGCGGCGGCGTGGGAATGGGCAATGCCGTACAAGCGGTCAGAACTTTCTTAGAAATGACCAATATACCATCAGTGTCCACCCTTAAAGGGCTCGGTACAATTCCCCCGAAGCACCCTCTCTATATGGGAATGCTCGGTATGCATGGCACTAAAGCAGCAAATTATGCGGTGCAAGAGTGTGATCTGTTGTTGGCTGTAGGCGCACGTTTTGATGATCGTGTAACAGGCAAATTAGACACCTTTGCACCAAGTGCGAAGGTGATCCATGCGGATATTGATATAGCCGAAATCAACAAGTTACGCAAAGCGGATGTTGCTTTGCAAGGCAATCTAAATGAAGCAATGAATGCTTTAGCACAATCGTTAGATATTGATCCTTGGCGAGAGGATATTTTACGAATGAAAGCTGATTTTGATTTCCAATATGAAGACAATGCCGGCGATAAAGAAATTGATCCTTGGGCATTGCTCAATACCCTTTCACAACGTAAACCACAAAATGCGGTGATTACCACCGATGTTGGGCAGCATCAAATGTGGTCGGCACAACATATGCAACATTATGCACCAGAGAACTATTTAACTTCCGCTGGGCTTGGCACGATGGGCTTTGGCTTACCTGCTGCAGTAGGGGTAGCGAAAGCGCGTCCACAAGATCCGGTAATTTTAATTACCGGCGATGGTTCATTGATGATGAATATTCAAGAGTTTGGTTCGATTAAGCGGGGCAATTTACCGATCAAAATGCTGCTGTTGGATAACCAGCGTTTAGGAATGGTGCGTCAATGGCAGTCGCTGTTCTTCCACGGTCGCCACAGCCAAACGATTTTAGATGACAACCCTGATTTCGTTACCCTTGCTTCTGCATTTGGCATTGCAGGCGAACGGATTGAAAAAGCAAACGAAGTGTCTGAGGCAATCGACCGCTTGCTCAACGCCGAAGGGGCGTATTTACTGCACGTCTGCATTCCAGATGAAGAAAACGTGTGGCCGCTCGTGCCACCAAATGCGTGCAACAGCGATATGATCGAAGAAGATATTGGGGTGTAAAATGCAAACGTACGATTTAACTATTCAAGCCAGCCAACGCCCTGAAACGTTAGAGCGTTTATTACGTGTGATTCGCCATCGAGGCTTCACTGTGGTGCAACTTAATGCAAAAAGCGATGGTAGAGTAATTTCGCTTCAAGTACAGGTGCAAAGCGAGCGAGAACTGCCGCTACTAATGCATCAGCTAGTCAAACTGCCCGATGTGATTGACGTGAAATAACTACAAGCGGTTAGTTCCCAACAATTTTTTGCAATTGCAAAATTTGACTGGGAACTGACCGCTTGTTTATAGGAGCTTTTATGAAAACCCTTGGTATTATTGGCGGAATGTCGCCTGAAAGTACGGTGACCTACTATTCACAAATCAACCGCTTGGTCAATCAAGCCAAAGGCGGAAATTACAGTGCAAAACTGTTGATGGTGAGTGTCGAATTTGAGCAAATTGTACAATGTCAGAAAGCTGGAAATTGGCAACAAGCCGGTGAGATCCTTGCTGATGCCGCTCGCACATTAGAAAAAATGGGGGCTGATGGAATTTTGTTGGCAACTAACACGATGCACAAAGTTGCGGATTATATTTCAGGGGCGGTTACGATTCCTTTCTTGCATATTATTGATGCTACTGCTCAACACATTCTAGATCAGAATATTTCAACGGTTGGATTGCTTGGGACTCGCTTTACGATGCAAGATGATTTTTATCGAAATGGGCTGAGTGAGCGTGGTATTTCTGCCATTGTGCCAAGTGAAGAACAGCAAGCAGAAATTCATCGCATTATTTTTGAAGAGCTTTGTGTTGGGAAATTATTACCAAAATCTAAGCAATATTATTTGCAAGTGATAGCGGATTTACAAAAGTTAGGTGCAGAAGGGATAATTTTAGGTTGCACGGAGATTGGTTTACTGATTGAGCAAACAGATTTTTCTCTTCCATTTTTTGATACAGCTGAAATTCATTCAAAAACAGCCTCAACATTTATTTTAGATGGGGAGTGAGTGGTACGCTAAAGTAGATTTTGTCAATTTTATAGATGTAATTAATTTGTTTGTGCTGTGATAGAATTGTATGTAAGTTGATGATTTTATAATCTATTAGTCCTTTAGTTCGATAAAGAACCTAGAAATTTTGTGGAAAAAGTGTAAAACTTGTCAATCCGTTTTTACTTTAAAATGAATTTTACTCTATGGAAAAATTTAATCGAACTTCGCTGGCAATAGCGGTTTGTCTATTGCCTTTCTCTTACTCAGTGCAAGCTGAAACTAATCCCCTCACTCAAGAGCTCCAACGTCTCAAACATCAAGAAGCTGCTGAAGATGCTCAAAAAGCATTAGAAAAAGCGGATCAATTTTTAACGCCCACCACAGAAAAGCAACCACAGGAGCAGATAGTCGTAGATGAGAATCTGCCTAAAATTGACAAAATCAGCATAGATATGCTTGATGTTAAAGCAAATGTGGATTTTCAGCCAATTATTCATCGCTATCAAGGTAGTAACATCAGTAGCCATCAAATTTTTGCGATTTCTCAAGCCATCACAGAAGCTTTATATCAAGCTGGCTATGTGACGAGTGCCGTCGGTTTAAAGTCGAAAGATCTTTCAGATGGTCACCTTCAATTTATCGTTTATTGGGGGGAGGTAGATCAATATTTGGTGAATAAAAAATTACCTGACACATTTAAAGATAAAGCAATGCTTTCTGTATTACCTTCTTTTAAACAGAATGTATTCAATGTACATCAACTTGATCAGTTTATTGAGATGATGAATACCTCAAACAAATCAGTTCAAGTGGATGTGAAAGCCAGTGAAAAAGAAGGTAAGTCTAATCTTAATTTTGTGACATCTCGCCGTGCTTGGCCAATATTGCAGCTTGGATACAATACATCAGGTGCTGAAAATAATGCCAATGGACGAAATCAGGCAACTCTTTCTGTAAGAATGAGTGATATTTTAGGGACGAATGATGAATGGAGTCTATCAACAGGGCATCGCTTTTATCGTCAACATAGTAAAAATAATCAACTCAACTATTCAATAAGTTATACCCAGCCATTTTCTTTTTATACGTTGGAAACAAAATTAGCAAAATCTAGTTATGAGCGTGAGGTAAAAGGGATTAATGATAGTTACTCTTCAAGTGGTCGTACAAATACGCTTAATGTAAAACTGTCAAGAATGCTTTTCCGCAATAAAGAAAGTATCCTTTCTTTATATAATGAATTGGAGTTTAAAAAACGAATAAACTATATTGTTCAACGTGAAGTACTTAATCGCCATGAAAATAAATGGAGTGTTGGTTTATCTTATACCACTAATTTGTTAAAAGGTAAGTTATATAGCGAATTAACCTATGCAAATGGATTGAATTGGTCGGGTGCTGATTCTTTAGCATATAGCGAAAAAGGCGATAAGACACTTAGAGTGGTAAGTGGAAACATGACTTGGAGTAGACCTATTGAGTTATTTAAACGCAATACGAATTATCAACTAAGAATTGGTGCTCAGTATAGTCCATATCATCTTTATTCAGATAACCAATTTTCTTTAGGCGATGAATATACGGTGAGAGGATTCAAAGGTGGTATTATTTCTGGTGAGAATGGAGCTTATTTATCTCAGACATTTAGCGTACCATTTTATCCACAAAAATATGCAATTTCGCAAATTACACCATTAATTGGCTTTGATATTGGGCAAGTTCGCCATAAATCAAATTTACCAAGAGAAACGATTTCCGGTTTTGCGACAGGGATTAAGGCAACGATTTCAAATAGATTGTCACTCGCATTAAGTTATGCAAAACCATTAAAAGATGTCAAACACAATAAGAATAAATCCGTTTATTATTTTAATGGATCTGTGTCATTTTAATTTTTAAATTTTAAGGAGAAATTAGTTATGAATAAAAATCGATATAAACTCGTTTTTAGTAAAGCAAAATCCTGTTTAGTTCCAGTTGCTGAATTTATTAATAGCGTAACTGAAAATAATAAGTCAGAAAAGAAAAATGGTAAAAAAGAACAAGAAAGTTACCGCTTGTCATTCTTATCACAATCAATTCAAGAAATTGTTCGCCATGTATTAGCACTACCGATTTTATTATCCTTGCCTGCAATGGCGACGGCTAACCCAATTGAAGTAGATCCAAACCATAAAGATAAAGTTTCTGTTGAGATTACCTCTAATAATGTGGCTATCATTGATATTGCAAAACCGGAACATGATGGTATCTCAGATAACCGTTTTAATAAATTTAATGTTGAAAATGGTGCAGTATTTAAAAATAACAAACAAGCAGATACTTCAACCTTAGTGGGCTATCAAGAAAAAAGTAAACATTTAAGAGATCAGTCTGCTAAAGCAATTTTGGCACAAGTAACGGGTCATGAGGAAACAAAATTAAAAGGTGGATTAGAGGTATTAGGCGATAAAGCAGATTTACTTATTGTGAATCCTAACGGTGTTAGCGTAAATGGTGTTCGCACATTTAATACTGATCGTCTTGTTATTTCTACAAGTAATGTGATTGATCCAAAAAAAGGATTGCATTTATCGGTTGATAAAGGACAAGTATCTATTGAGGAAAATGGCCTAGCGACAGATGGCTTAAGATATGTTGATATTGTAGCTAAAAAAATTAATCAAAAAGGAGCAATAAAACATAATACGAAAACAACATTAAATCCAGCAAATATTAACTTAGTTGCTGGCTCTAGTGATTATGATGTAGAAAAACGTACCGCTAAATCAAAGAATGTTCATAATGAAGAGGTGATATTAACAGGGGCAGAAACAGGCTCAATGTATGGAGATAAAGTCCAATTTATTGTGACAGATAAAGGTGCAGGTGTCCATCATAAAGGGATCATTTTATCTGAGGCTGATATTGTCATTGAATCTCAAGGTGGAAAAGTTTCTATTGAAACGATTCAAGCTAAAAATGTTATTGATATTAAAAAAGCAAAAAATGTTGAGGTAAACAATAAACTTGAAGGCCGATATATTTTAGTTGATGCAAAGCAAACCGACTTGAAAAAAAATGCTAGCTTAAAAGCAGGAGAGAATATCTTAATTGACTCCAGTGTTAATTTAGAAAATGCGAGCAAAGTTAGAGCCAAAAGAGTAAATATTTCTGGGGAAAATACTAAAGTATCAGAGAATGCAACGATTATTGGTCACACGATTACATTAGACTCTAAAATTGATAACAAAGGAACGATCTCTGCAAGAAATACAAGAATTACGAGTAAAAACTTAAAGAATACAGGTGATATTTTAGCTGAGGATGAACTTTACCTCTCTGTTCATGGGGTTAAGAAAATGAATGATTCTCAAAATGTCATTGAGAATAATTATACTAACTCAGGGACTATTCAGAGTAAAAATAATGCAGAGTTGATCTTCTTAGATAATACGAGCTTTAGTGCTAATTTACATGGTAATTTACCTCAGGCAAAAAATACGCTAAAAATTATATCGGATGACTTTACCGTTGAAAAAGATAAAGAGATTCAAGTAGCCAATAATTTAACTATTATCAGTAATAACCTTTTAAATAACGGTTTAATTACCGCATTTAATACTTTGGATATCTCTGCAGGGCGTAAAGCCACCAATAATGGACTAATCGGGGCAGGTAAAAGTGTTAAATTAAATGCTATAGATATTCATAATGGAGAAAAAGGTATTTTCCATTCTGAAGGTACAACTTATTTAGATGCGGCATTTGACTTTATTAATGATGGTAAGATTTTATCTCGTAAAAAATTAACACTTAGTGCAAGTCATCTAGTAAACAATGCTACTGTCACTGGAGATGTAATAGGGAAAAGATATTTTGTTGGTAGTTCAAGTACTAATCCCCGTAATTTACTACGCTATGATGTTTATAAAATTGGTGGATGGATTGAGGAGCTTGAAGGATTAAATATAAAAATTAAGTCCATGGGGCATATTCTTTCAGAGGATGGTTTTGAATTTATCCAAAGAGATAATAAAAATCCAAATGAAAGTGGAATTGATAATTACGGCATTATTAATATAAAAGGTGAGTTTTTTAATAATGGAACTACCCGTATTCGTAATAATGCTAAGGGAATATCTAAGGATTTAGGCTATCATTATTTTCAAAAAGATAATAATGCGAGTTTCTTACTAAGATTTCAACCATTTGGACGATTTGGGTTCATCTCAAATCCACTATCAGGAGAGTCAGTATACCCATTTTCCTCTCTTAAAGGATTATTAGATCACCTTCTCTATAATGAAGAGGCGATTAAATCAAGCTCACTTTATAGTGGATATTCTAGTGAGTATTTAAAAATTCTGAAAAATATTCAATCTCCTCAGCTGCAAAAAGTATTAACGCAAGTCTTTGGTCAAGATTGGGAAAGTAGAGATCTTCAAGATTTAAGACGGAAATGGGCAAGTGCAAAAAGAAATCCTCTGTTAGTAGAATTTTATCCAGATACTCAAGCAAAAATTTTAGCAGACTCTATTACTGGAAGTATTCAAAATATCCAGAATGGAAATAATGGCATTACAAATAAATTTGATAGCACATTAAGTGCAGGAAATACTAAGATAGTATTACCAAAAGTGACATTTAAGAATATCTCATCTCAAAGTCAAGATAGTAGTTCAGATATTGATCTTTCTGTACTTGCTGACTTACTTGGAGAAACGAATTTATTTATCGATCGTTCATTACAACTACAGAAACCAAAACCACCAGTATTTAATCCAAATGATGAGGATAAAAAATTATTAGAGGAAACGGAGCAAGAGAAATTAGAACGAATTCGTAAAGCAAAAGAAGAGGCTGAAAGGCTGCTAGAAGAAGAGCGTCAAAGAAAAGCACAAAAAGCGAAAGAAGAAAAAGAGCGTCAAGAAAGAATTGCTAAAGAACGTCGAGAAAAAGCGGAAAAAGAGCTACAAGAGAGACAGCGTAAAGAACGTGAAGCTTTAGAGGACGAACAATCACGTTTAAAAGCAGAAAAAAAACGTTTAGAGGAGCTTGAGAGAAAAAGCAGAGAACTTGCAGAAAGACAGCGTCAAGAAAAACTAGCGTTGGAGGAGAAGCTTAGAAAAGAGCAAGAAGAGGCGGAAAGAAAATTACAAGAAGAACAGTTGGCTAGAGAAAAAGCAGAAGAACAAAAGCGTCAAGAAGAAGAACTTCGTTTAAAAGAATATCGTGCTAAATTAGAGCAAGAACGTCGTAAAGCAGAAGAGTTAGCAAACCAAAGAGCATTATTGGAAAATGCAAATCGACCTCGTGTTGAAGTCGATCCGCTTTATCATACTCGTGTGAAATATATTAAACAGGAAGAGTATGTTGGAGCTGACTATTTCTTTAATAAAGTAGCATCTGAAGTAAAAGGACAAAATAAAGTTACTGTTATTGGCGATAATTATTTTCAGCATCAGCTAATTACTCGAACAATTGAAAAGAAAGTGGATAATCATCTGTCTCTTAAATATGACTTAAATAATCGAGATTTAGTTAAACGCTTAATGGACAATGCTGTAAATAAATCACAGGAACTTAATTTAACGGTTGGCCAAGCTTTAACTAAAGAGCAACAGGCATCTTTAAAAGAAGATATTATTTGGTACGTTAAATCAGAAGTAAATGGCAAAGAGGTTTTTATACCTCAAGTTTATTTAGCTCCTGAAACATTGGCGGATGCCAAAAAATATCAGGGGTTAGGGCAGGCCGTAATTAAGGCAAGAGACATTGAATTAAAGTCAAAGGAATTTAATAATGCGGGCTCAGTCATTGCAAATAAAATTGATATTGAGGCTGAAGGAAAAATCATTAATTCAGGAGATATCCTAAGTCGTGAGAAGACTAAATTAAAAGGCTTAGAAGGCGTTGAATTAATTTCTCAAACGGTAACAAATGATCAAGGTAACACAGTAACAGAAAAAGCAAATGTTATTTCGGAAGGGCATGTTCATTTAGAAGCTGGTTTAGACAAAAATGTAGATTTAAAAGCAGCAAATGTTAAAGGTAAAACTGGCTTTATTAAATCCAAAGACCTGAATGTACAGGATACTTATGAGGTGAAAACAACACATAAGTCAAAAGAGATTAAATCACGTTTTAGTGGTTTAAATGTTGGGGTTGAAACTTTAGATAAGGTTGACGTGAATTCAGTCGGATCAGATGTTAAATTTGAGCATTTGCATCTGGCTCTTAAAGGTGATTTAAATCAGCAAGGGAGTAAAATTGATACGGATAAAACAACGGGAATTGTTCAAGGAAATATCAATACTAAGGCTGGAAAGAATTATTCACATTCAGAGCGGACAGAGAGTATCCTTTCGTTAGAATTAGCAGGAGGAGCTAGTGCACTAGGTCATTCTACACAGATAAGTGCGAATGAATATTCTGATCCATCTATTAAATCAGGACCAAGTGATAATGCAGGTGTAAATGCTGATCTAGGTTTAGCACTGAGTAATAAAATTGAAGCAGAAGCCTTGTTAAAGCACAAAAATAGTGAGTTTAATGCAAAATCTGGGAAATTACATGTCTTAGGTAATGCAGATATTGGTGGCGTCGATATTAATAAAAGTGGTAATGAATTATCTCAAGATAAACAAAGTGATAAAGCTAAACCCTCTAAAGAGGTGGCTGCAGAAGTTGCAAATACCTCTTTAGAAGAAGCTCGCAAACAAAAGCAGAAAGATCTTCAAGCACTTTCAAAAGAACAAATTGCTGATTTAATGGCTGAAAAAGGTGAAGATTTCTACGCTAAAGAGCGTAGTAAGAAGGATGAAGGCTTTACATTATCTGCGGGTTCAATTTCTTCTACCAAAGAAAAGGATAGCTATTTTAAAGCAGAAGCTGGCTTTAAAGTGAAAGTTGGTGTTGAAGCAGAGGGACATTCTGCAGCCGCTGATTTTGCAACTGGAATTGCTAAACATGTAAATGACAAGAAGCAAGGTCTAAAACAAGATGGTACTGTTGCATTACAACATGCAAGTGAGGCACTTGGTTTAGTCACGGGCGATTTGGTTGGCGGCTCAGTGAAAAGAAAAATTGAGTTTGATGCTTCAGCCTCAGTTCTCAGAGACAAGCAAGATGTCCGTACCCATATTGGAGGCAAAACCTCCTTAATTGCTCGTGATGGTGACATTACTTTAAATAATGTACAGAGTGATGAGAATAGTGAGTTGTCATTAACAGCGAAAGAGAATATTAATATTAATGCAGGCGAGAGAGAGCAGAAAGAAAATGCAACCGCCGTATCTGAGAAAATATTTGATGGTGCCACCTCATCTTGTGGTGTAATGTCTAAAGGCTGTACAGTTGGCGTCACGGGCGGTGTAGAGGCTAGCGTCCATATTTCTAACTCAGATAAGAAAGAAGTACAAAATAGCGAACTACTCAGCAAGAAAGTTACTATTAATGCGGGAAAAGATCTCAACCTGAATGGTGCTAATATACGCACTAAGCAACTGAATATTGATGTTGAAGGAACAACGAATATTATTTCTAAACAAGATCATATTGAGCGTTCAGAGCATTCCATTAATGCAGGAGCTACTGGCGGTGCTTCTATTAATACGGCCTTAGAGATTACACCTACGGGAACGATTAGTGCGGGTTATGGCTATGAGTATGAGAAAGGAAACAAAATCAATAAGCAATCGGGCATTATTGCAGATCGTATTGTGGGTGAGTTAAATGATGTCAACCTTTCTGCTGGACATATTGTTGATCATAACAAAGGTAAAGATGTCGTTATTAAAGGTAATGTAACTCATCAAAATGTAGAGGAATCTTACCATAAGGATGGCGGTCACGGTGGCGGCACAGTGGGGATTAATGAGCGTGGTACCGCACAACTTTCTTTAAGAGGAGGACGTGCAGAGCAACATCATTATGATGCGACCCAGAAATCAACATTAGACGGCATAAAATCAGAAGATACCTCAATTAATACTGACA encodes:
- a CDS encoding FxsA family protein, with product MPALIFLFGLFLYIYVEISLLVSVGSAIGVLPLILLMIAISAAGLWLIKLRGIMTILQIRKQISQGQIPTQAVINSVFFAIAGVLLLIPGFLSDILAILLLLPPTRFLLQGVVMKFVLNRFRFFSISRNFRSNSYHQNTFDAEFERKTDEDKWIK
- the ilvG gene encoding acetolactate synthase 2 catalytic subunit; amino-acid sequence: MNGANLVVECLKAQGVNTIFGYPGGAIMPVYDAIYDSGLDHLLCRNEQGAAIAAIGFARSTGKVGVCIATSGPGATNLITGLADALLDSIPIVAITGQVASNFIGTDAFQEIDVLGLSLGCTKHSFIVQHIDELPDVIARAFQIAQSGRPGPVLIDIPKDVQFAPTSAKPIVYEKIADQAQQPAKLAEAKALLAQAKRPVLYVGGGVGMGNAVQAVRTFLEMTNIPSVSTLKGLGTIPPKHPLYMGMLGMHGTKAANYAVQECDLLLAVGARFDDRVTGKLDTFAPSAKVIHADIDIAEINKLRKADVALQGNLNEAMNALAQSLDIDPWREDILRMKADFDFQYEDNAGDKEIDPWALLNTLSQRKPQNAVITTDVGQHQMWSAQHMQHYAPENYLTSAGLGTMGFGLPAAVGVAKARPQDPVILITGDGSLMMNIQEFGSIKRGNLPIKMLLLDNQRLGMVRQWQSLFFHGRHSQTILDDNPDFVTLASAFGIAGERIEKANEVSEAIDRLLNAEGAYLLHVCIPDEENVWPLVPPNACNSDMIEEDIGV
- the ilvM gene encoding acetolactate synthase 2 small subunit, with the translated sequence MQTYDLTIQASQRPETLERLLRVIRHRGFTVVQLNAKSDGRVISLQVQVQSERELPLLMHQLVKLPDVIDVK
- a CDS encoding aspartate/glutamate racemase family protein; translated protein: MKTLGIIGGMSPESTVTYYSQINRLVNQAKGGNYSAKLLMVSVEFEQIVQCQKAGNWQQAGEILADAARTLEKMGADGILLATNTMHKVADYISGAVTIPFLHIIDATAQHILDQNISTVGLLGTRFTMQDDFYRNGLSERGISAIVPSEEQQAEIHRIIFEELCVGKLLPKSKQYYLQVIADLQKLGAEGIILGCTEIGLLIEQTDFSLPFFDTAEIHSKTASTFILDGE
- a CDS encoding ShlB/FhaC/HecB family hemolysin secretion/activation protein is translated as MEKFNRTSLAIAVCLLPFSYSVQAETNPLTQELQRLKHQEAAEDAQKALEKADQFLTPTTEKQPQEQIVVDENLPKIDKISIDMLDVKANVDFQPIIHRYQGSNISSHQIFAISQAITEALYQAGYVTSAVGLKSKDLSDGHLQFIVYWGEVDQYLVNKKLPDTFKDKAMLSVLPSFKQNVFNVHQLDQFIEMMNTSNKSVQVDVKASEKEGKSNLNFVTSRRAWPILQLGYNTSGAENNANGRNQATLSVRMSDILGTNDEWSLSTGHRFYRQHSKNNQLNYSISYTQPFSFYTLETKLAKSSYEREVKGINDSYSSSGRTNTLNVKLSRMLFRNKESILSLYNELEFKKRINYIVQREVLNRHENKWSVGLSYTTNLLKGKLYSELTYANGLNWSGADSLAYSEKGDKTLRVVSGNMTWSRPIELFKRNTNYQLRIGAQYSPYHLYSDNQFSLGDEYTVRGFKGGIISGENGAYLSQTFSVPFYPQKYAISQITPLIGFDIGQVRHKSNLPRETISGFATGIKATISNRLSLALSYAKPLKDVKHNKNKSVYYFNGSVSF